One Curtobacterium sp. MCLR17_007 DNA window includes the following coding sequences:
- a CDS encoding FABP family protein: protein MIELPEGLAAELVPLSWLVGVWEGTGVVEYPVGEGDEPDVRNYEFGQRVSFSHDGLPYLNYSSTTWLLDEQHTPLAAEMGYWRLDRPSEPGDRGPAMLLGDGVVPFGTTQSVEALRNTNDGFDIEAAIIHPTGVNELYVGQVRKGRIDLATDAVMRSANAKDYAAATRMYGLVEGKLFWAWDIAALGRALTSHASGQLAKVD from the coding sequence TTGATCGAACTGCCCGAGGGCCTGGCCGCCGAACTCGTCCCGCTGTCGTGGCTCGTCGGCGTCTGGGAGGGCACCGGCGTCGTCGAGTACCCCGTGGGCGAGGGGGACGAGCCGGACGTCCGCAACTACGAGTTCGGCCAGCGCGTCAGCTTCAGTCACGACGGCCTGCCGTACCTCAACTACTCCTCGACCACCTGGCTCCTCGACGAGCAGCACACCCCGCTCGCGGCCGAGATGGGCTACTGGCGGCTCGACCGACCGTCCGAACCCGGTGACCGCGGCCCGGCGATGCTGCTCGGCGACGGCGTCGTGCCGTTCGGCACCACCCAGAGCGTCGAGGCACTGCGCAACACGAACGACGGCTTCGACATCGAAGCGGCGATCATCCACCCCACCGGGGTCAACGAGCTGTACGTCGGACAGGTCCGCAAGGGCCGCATCGACCTGGCCACCGACGCCGTCATGCGTTCGGCCAACGCCAAGGACTACGCCGCCGCGACGCGCATGTACGGTCTCGTCGAGGGCAAGCTCTTCTGGGCCTGGGACATCGCGGCGCTCGGCCGGGCGCTGACCTCGCACGCCTCGGGGCAGCTCGCGAAGGTCGACTGA
- a CDS encoding response regulator transcription factor, translating to MAQLLVLTSAAPGDVLPSLGLLSHRIRHVPAEAAQLVNAPQSDLMFVDARTDLVSAKALCKILSTSGSTTPIVLVVTEGGLTAVTSEWNVDDVVLETAGPAEVDARIRLSSGRAAKNQTGTKIQASGVVIDEASYSAKVRGKPLDLTFKEFELLRFFATHPSRVFTREQLLSEVWGYDYFGGTRTVDVHVRRLRAKLGDLESLIGTVRNVGYRFNVYDDEAERLTGQS from the coding sequence GTGGCACAGCTCCTGGTACTCACCTCGGCCGCGCCCGGCGACGTCCTGCCGAGCCTCGGGCTGCTGAGCCACCGGATCCGCCACGTGCCCGCCGAGGCAGCCCAGCTGGTCAACGCACCGCAGAGCGACCTGATGTTCGTGGACGCGCGCACCGATCTGGTCAGCGCCAAGGCCCTCTGCAAGATCCTGTCGACGTCCGGGTCGACGACGCCGATCGTGCTCGTCGTGACCGAGGGCGGGCTGACCGCGGTCACCAGCGAGTGGAACGTCGACGACGTCGTGCTCGAGACCGCCGGCCCCGCCGAGGTCGATGCGCGGATCCGCCTGAGCTCCGGTCGCGCCGCCAAGAACCAGACGGGCACGAAGATCCAGGCGTCGGGTGTCGTCATCGACGAGGCCAGCTACTCGGCGAAGGTGCGGGGCAAGCCGCTCGACCTGACGTTCAAGGAGTTCGAGCTCCTGCGGTTCTTCGCCACGCACCCGTCGCGGGTCTTCACCCGTGAGCAGCTGCTGAGCGAGGTCTGGGGCTACGACTACTTCGGTGGCACCCGCACCGTCGACGTCCACGTCCGGCGGCTGCGCGCCAAGCTCGGCGACCTCGAGTCGCTGATCGGCACCGTCCGCAACGTCGGCTACCGCTTCAACGTCTACGACGACGAGGCCGAGCGGCTGACCGGACAGTCGTGA
- the mshD gene encoding mycothiol synthase: protein MTDLSQFTVPGEAPPFSDQTLVDVRAGRAAVLEEPSGHPDGVAVVREGELELVVRLEARGTGIGTRLVEQALALGGGAAPRLAWAHGDSPAARAIATRYGWAATRTLLQLRAPVPDAGVDPDLPSGFMLSGAVTGGGAPSVDETDWLDLNATAFAHHPEQGSMTLDDLRAREAEPWFSGDDLLLLRDATGALAGSCWLKVEDGIGEFYAVAVRPDLQGQGLGGVLMRAGTSRLVGRGLRAQALYVEGDNEPALALYRRSGFTQHAIDVQYAAPEHAASQ, encoded by the coding sequence GTGACCGACCTGTCGCAGTTCACGGTCCCCGGCGAAGCACCGCCGTTCTCGGACCAGACGCTGGTCGACGTGCGCGCCGGTCGGGCCGCCGTGCTCGAGGAGCCCTCCGGGCATCCCGACGGGGTCGCGGTGGTGCGGGAGGGCGAGCTGGAGCTCGTCGTCCGACTGGAGGCCCGTGGCACCGGCATCGGGACCCGGCTCGTCGAGCAGGCGCTCGCGCTGGGCGGCGGGGCCGCACCGCGGCTGGCCTGGGCGCACGGGGACAGCCCGGCGGCCCGCGCGATCGCGACCCGGTACGGCTGGGCCGCCACGAGGACCCTGCTGCAGCTGCGCGCGCCGGTGCCGGATGCCGGAGTCGACCCGGACCTCCCGTCCGGCTTCATGCTGTCCGGAGCCGTCACCGGTGGCGGCGCCCCCTCGGTCGACGAGACCGACTGGCTGGACCTCAACGCCACGGCCTTCGCACACCACCCGGAACAGGGCTCGATGACGCTCGACGACCTGCGCGCTCGCGAGGCCGAGCCGTGGTTCTCCGGCGACGACCTGCTGCTGCTGCGCGACGCGACCGGTGCGCTGGCGGGTTCGTGCTGGCTCAAGGTCGAGGACGGCATCGGCGAGTTCTACGCCGTGGCCGTCCGTCCGGACCTGCAGGGACAGGGACTCGGCGGTGTGCTCATGCGGGCCGGGACCTCGCGGCTGGTGGGTCGTGGGCTGCGTGCGCAGGCGCTCTACGTCGAGGGCGACAACGAACCCGCGCTGGCGCTGTACCGCCGATCCGGGTTCACGCAGCACGCGATCGACGTGCAGTACGCCGCGCCGGAGCACGCCGCCAGCCAGTGA